A window of Prolixibacter sp. SD074 contains these coding sequences:
- the hisS gene encoding histidine--tRNA ligase, protein MAQKPSIPKGTRDFSPEEMVKRNYIFDTIKQVFRLYGFQSIETPAMENLSTLMGKYGEEGDKLLFKILNSGDFLSKVNDIELAGKDSIKLTNQISGKGLRYDLTVPFARYVVQHRNEIVFPFKRFQIQPVWRADRPQKGRYREFFQCDVDVIGSGSLLNEVELIQIVDEVFRRLNINVVLKLNNRKILSGIAETINEIDRIVDITVTIDKLDKIGLEKVNAELGEKGVSTDAIARLQPILKLSGTNEEKLDQIEQVIGGSETGRKGVDEIRTIFSYLKQLDLGTEVELDLTLARGLNYYTGAIFEVKANDVEIGSITGGGRYDDLTGIFGLPDVSGVGISFGADRIYDVMTQLDLFPKDRIATTRLMFVNFGPEEEKYCMPMLAKLRAAGVNAEIFPEAAKMKKQMNYANKKGILFVAMAGENEIADGLFTLKNMETGGQQQFDSRQLLETLTK, encoded by the coding sequence ATGGCACAGAAACCTTCTATCCCCAAAGGAACACGTGATTTTTCACCAGAAGAAATGGTGAAAAGAAATTACATATTCGATACCATCAAACAGGTGTTTCGTTTGTATGGTTTTCAGTCCATTGAAACCCCGGCGATGGAGAACCTTTCTACGTTAATGGGCAAATACGGTGAAGAAGGGGATAAACTTCTTTTTAAGATTTTGAATTCAGGCGATTTCCTGTCGAAAGTAAACGACATCGAACTGGCAGGGAAAGACTCGATAAAACTTACCAACCAGATTTCGGGAAAAGGGCTGCGCTACGACTTGACGGTTCCATTTGCCCGTTATGTGGTGCAACACCGCAACGAAATTGTTTTCCCGTTTAAACGCTTCCAGATTCAGCCGGTTTGGCGTGCCGATCGGCCGCAGAAAGGCCGTTACCGCGAATTCTTCCAGTGCGATGTCGATGTGATTGGCTCCGGTTCATTGCTGAATGAAGTGGAATTGATTCAAATTGTGGATGAGGTTTTCCGGAGATTGAATATCAATGTGGTATTAAAGCTGAATAACCGGAAGATCCTTTCGGGAATAGCAGAAACCATTAATGAAATCGATCGGATTGTCGATATCACGGTGACTATTGATAAGCTCGATAAAATTGGTCTGGAAAAAGTAAATGCCGAGCTCGGAGAGAAAGGTGTTTCGACCGATGCCATTGCCAGGTTGCAGCCTATTCTGAAATTGAGCGGGACCAATGAGGAAAAACTGGATCAGATTGAGCAGGTTATCGGTGGCTCGGAAACCGGACGCAAAGGTGTTGACGAAATTCGTACCATTTTTAGTTACCTGAAGCAACTCGATTTGGGGACTGAAGTGGAATTGGACCTGACGCTTGCCCGTGGCTTGAATTACTACACGGGTGCAATATTCGAGGTAAAAGCGAACGATGTTGAAATTGGTTCCATTACCGGTGGCGGCCGCTACGACGATTTGACTGGTATTTTCGGCCTGCCGGATGTATCGGGTGTTGGTATTTCGTTTGGCGCCGACCGTATTTATGATGTCATGACCCAACTCGATCTTTTCCCGAAAGACCGCATCGCGACCACACGGCTCATGTTTGTCAATTTTGGTCCGGAGGAAGAAAAATATTGCATGCCAATGTTGGCAAAGTTGCGGGCGGCCGGCGTGAATGCAGAAATATTTCCGGAAGCTGCCAAGATGAAGAAGCAGATGAACTACGCGAATAAGAAGGGAATTTTGTTTGTGGCTATGGCTGGTGAGAACGAGATTGCTGATGGCTTATTTACATTGAAAAATATGGAGACAGGTGGGCAGCAACAATTTGATTCCCGTCAATTGTTGGAAACCCTGACAAAATAG
- a CDS encoding DUF4870 domain-containing protein: protein MELIVTDHDEKTWGMMCHFASFLGFVVPLGNILGPLLVYLMKKDIYRFVEEQGKESLNFQITMTIYLLICIPLIFVIIGIIILPALLIFWITVVIVAVVRNSEGRSFRYPITIRFIQ, encoded by the coding sequence ATGGAACTCATTGTAACTGATCACGACGAAAAAACCTGGGGCATGATGTGCCACTTTGCCTCATTCCTGGGTTTTGTTGTGCCCCTGGGGAATATTCTTGGGCCACTCTTGGTTTATCTGATGAAAAAGGATATTTACCGGTTTGTGGAAGAGCAGGGAAAAGAGTCGCTGAATTTCCAAATCACGATGACTATCTACCTGTTGATTTGTATCCCATTGATTTTTGTTATTATCGGGATTATTATTTTACCGGCGTTGCTTATTTTCTGGATAACAGTGGTGATTGTTGCTGTCGTGAGAAATTCGGAAGGTCGAAGCTTTCGTTACCCGATAACCATCCGATTCATTCAATAG
- a CDS encoding CYTH domain-containing protein, translating to MAQETERKFLVTNDDWRIMAPSVHYIQGYLTTDPERTIRIRIAGNRGYLTLKGKVESFTRPEFEYEIPVSDARELMNLSVTQPVEKFRSKIPFEGKIWEVDEFIGANEGLIIAEIELESEDEDFELPPWIGEEVTGNTHYFNSYLARNPFSKW from the coding sequence ATGGCACAAGAAACTGAACGGAAATTTCTCGTTACCAATGACGACTGGCGGATTATGGCACCGTCCGTACATTATATTCAAGGATACTTAACCACCGATCCGGAAAGAACAATAAGAATCCGGATCGCCGGAAATCGTGGTTACCTGACCCTCAAAGGCAAGGTAGAGAGTTTCACCCGTCCTGAGTTTGAATATGAAATCCCCGTTAGTGATGCCCGGGAACTGATGAACCTGAGTGTAACCCAACCGGTGGAAAAATTCAGGAGCAAAATTCCCTTTGAAGGGAAAATATGGGAAGTCGATGAGTTTATTGGAGCTAACGAAGGACTGATTATAGCGGAAATTGAGCTCGAATCGGAAGACGAAGATTTTGAACTTCCTCCGTGGATTGGAGAAGAAGTAACCGGTAATACGCATTATTTTAATTCCTATCTTGCCAGAAATCCATTTTCGAAATGGTGA
- a CDS encoding copper homeostasis protein CutC, whose product MSVLKEVCVESLSEALNAVHAGATRIELCENLAVGGTTPSYGTIKKSKETLPVPFMVMIRPRGGDFVYTGKVTNENFEQVKSMVPSDEFHGRELVGNIAL is encoded by the coding sequence ATGAGTGTGCTGAAGGAAGTATGTGTGGAAAGTCTGTCCGAAGCGCTGAATGCAGTTCATGCAGGTGCTACCCGGATCGAACTTTGTGAAAACTTAGCCGTGGGAGGAACTACGCCATCGTACGGAACAATAAAAAAAAGCAAAGAGACTTTGCCGGTTCCCTTTATGGTTATGATACGGCCGCGTGGCGGTGATTTTGTTTACACCGGAAAAGTAACCAACGAGAATTTTGAGCAGGTAAAAAGTATGGTGCCGTCCGATGAATTTCACGGAAGGGAATTGGTGGGGAATATTGCCTTGTAA